In Clarias gariepinus isolate MV-2021 ecotype Netherlands chromosome 1, CGAR_prim_01v2, whole genome shotgun sequence, one DNA window encodes the following:
- the LOC128515051 gene encoding Fc receptor-like protein 5, with protein MVTSLNGVVTSAPEPAAERPHPVLSVSPQSWVTEGDSVTLSCEVTDSSTDWTFSWYRHFTYKNSYGDIGYKEELLSDSSRGSRGSYTISPVTRNHTGVYMCRGERDRQQVQTDRSRPQPLWITGESSPVSLIINPNRTQHFTKHILSLSCEDRSNSTGRTVRRYRQSEGVSYCSRWGSFTGSTCKISSLYTSHTGVYWCESESGETSNPVNITVHERPRPVLSVSPQSWLTEGDSVTLSCKVTDSSPDWTFSWYRHVPYRDIYGHIRYKVELLSDSSRGSRGYYTISPATRNHTEVYRCSAERNEQQVQTDHSLPQPLWITGKSPPVSLIINPNRTQHFTGDSLTLSCEDQSNSTGWTVRRYTNSNSVSDCSRWGSFTGSTSTCEISSLSKYHTGVYWCESESGENSDLVNITVYGPVLSVSPQSWLTEGDSVTLNCEVTDSSTDWTFSWYREVTYRDSDGDIRYEVKLLADSKRGCGGSYTISPAARNHTGVYRCRGQRDGQRVMTDHRNS; from the exons ATGGTCACATCTCTTAATGGAGTGGTAACGTCAGCACCAGAGCCTGCAGCAG AAAGACCACACCCAGTACTGAGTGTATCTCCACAGAGCTGGGtgactgaaggagactcagtgactctaaGCTGTGAGGTTACAGACTCCTCTACAGACTGGACATTCAGCTGGTACAGACATTTTACCTACAAAAACAGTTATGGAGATATCGGGTATAAAGAGGAACTCCTCTCAGACAGCAGCAGAGGATCTCGAGGCTCCTACACTATCAGTCCTGTCACTCGTaatcacacaggagtttatatgtgcaggggagagagagacagacagcaggTTCAGACAGATCGCAGTCGTCCACAGCCACTATGGATCACTG GTGAATCTTCTCCAGTCTCTCTGATCATCAATCCCAacagaactcaacactttactaAACACATTCTCTCACTCAGCTGTGAGGACCGGAGTAACTCTACTGGACGGACAGTGAGACGATACAGACAGAGTGAGGGAGTGTCATATTGTTCACGGTGGGGATCATTTACCGGATCTACATGTAAAATCAGCTCCCtatacacatcacacactggagtttactggtgtgagtCTGAATCTGGAGAAACTAGTAATCCTGTCAACATCACAGTTCATG AAAGACCACGTCCAGTACTGAGTGTATCTCCACAGAGCTGGctgactgaaggagactcagtgactctaaGCTGTAAGGTTACAGACTCCTCTCCAGACTGGACATTCAGCTGGTACAGACATGTTCCCTACAGAGACATTTATGGACATATTAGGTATAAAGTGGAACTCCTCTCAGACAGCAGCAGAGGATCTCGAGGCTACTACACTATCAGTCCTGCCACTCGTAATCACACAGAGGTTTATAGGTGCAGTGCAGAGAGAAATGAACAGCAGGTTCAGACAGATCACAGTCTTCCACAGCCACTATGGATCACTG GTAAATCTCCCCCAGTCTCTCTGATCATCAATCCCAacagaactcaacactttactggtGACTCTCTCacactgagctgtgaggaccagagtaactctactggatggacagtgagacgATACACAAACAGTAACAGTGTGTCAGATTGTTCACGGTGGGGATCATTTACAGGATCTACATCTACATGTGAAATCAGCTCCCTCTCCAAATAccacactggagtttactggtgtgagtCTGAATCTGGAGAAAACAGTGATCTTGTCAACATCACAGTGTATG GGCCCGTACTGAGCGTATCTCCACAGAGCTGGctgactgaaggagactcagtgactctaaACTGTGAGGTTACAGATTCCTCTACAGACTGGACATTCAGCTGGTATAGAGAGGTTACCTACAGAGACAGTGATGGAGATATCAGATATGAAGTAAAACTTCTCGCAGACAGCAAGAGAGGATGTGGAGGCTCCTACACTATCAGTCCTGCTGCCCGTAATCACACAGGCGTTTATAGGTGCAGAGGACAGAGAGATGGACAGCGGGTTATGACAGATCACAGAAATTCATAG